From a region of the Seleniivibrio woodruffii genome:
- a CDS encoding helix-turn-helix domain-containing protein, translated as MPYGIKLREIRKKLGMTLEDISQKTGFTKSFISQIENGKNSPSIASLKKICMALGTTISELFEDERNIVNVFSPAEYKVFKNKSISMSFIASKLVNRKLEPMLIELDPYGETGSEYYQHVGEEFGYVIEGEICVVIGSDEYHLPAGHSIYFSSNMPHKIRNRTDKPAVALWVDTPPSF; from the coding sequence ATGCCTTATGGTATTAAATTAAGGGAAATCAGAAAAAAACTTGGTATGACTCTGGAGGATATTTCTCAGAAAACGGGATTTACCAAAAGTTTCATCAGCCAGATAGAGAACGGAAAAAACTCACCCTCAATAGCTTCTCTTAAAAAAATCTGCATGGCTCTGGGAACAACCATCAGTGAGCTTTTCGAGGACGAGCGCAACATTGTTAACGTGTTCAGCCCTGCCGAATATAAGGTTTTTAAGAATAAGAGCATTTCAATGTCGTTCATTGCCTCCAAGCTTGTTAACAGAAAGCTTGAGCCTATGCTTATAGAGCTTGACCCCTACGGCGAAACAGGCTCCGAGTATTATCAGCACGTCGGCGAGGAATTCGGCTATGTTATCGAAGGCGAGATCTGCGTTGTCATCGGTTCAGATGAGTACCATCTTCCCGCAGGACACAGCATCTATTTCAGCTCGAACATGCCCCACAAAATACGCAACAGAACGGATAAGCCCGCAGTTGCTCTCTGGGTGGATACACCTCCCAGCTTCTAA
- the aspS gene encoding aspartate--tRNA ligase: MLSNMGEWRRSHHCAQLTGKNIGEKVCLMGWVQRRRDHGGVIFVDLRDREGITQVVMSPEYNKAVHELAESIRNEFVIAVKGTVGGRPDGTVNTKLPTGEVEIVVDELKILNNANTPPFLIDDYNNANEDVRLKYRYLDLRRQKLQNNLRLRHDLTRTVREFLYSRNFMDIETPFLTKSTPEGARDYLVPSRVNPGKCYALPQSPQMFKQLLMVAGYERYFQIVKCFRDEDLRADRQPEFTQLDMEMSFIDREDLMDLIEDMYILIFDRIKGIKLEKGFPRMSYDDAMEKFGHDAPDTRFAMYLKTVNELVKDSGFKVFVDAVKNGGVVKAVVAEGAGEKFTRKDIDDLTDMVVALGAGGLAYIKVNEDGLQSPIVKFLGDSADTIVKELGAKPGDIIFFGAGKKETVNLYMSKLRIKLGHLLGHIKEGQYSFTWVLDFPLLEYDAEEKRYVAVHHPFTAPLDEDVAYFDTDPGKMRAKAYDLVLNGSEIGGGSIRIHRSDIQEKMFDALGFTEEEREYKFGFFIEALRYGTPPHGGIAFGVDRLSSILTGSDSIRDVIAFPKTQRATDMMSEAPSKVDERQLKELFMKFDVPEND, translated from the coding sequence GTGCTTTCTAACATGGGCGAATGGCGTAGAAGCCACCACTGTGCACAGCTTACCGGAAAAAATATCGGCGAAAAAGTCTGCCTTATGGGCTGGGTTCAAAGACGCAGAGACCACGGCGGCGTTATTTTCGTTGACCTCAGAGACAGAGAGGGCATCACTCAGGTTGTGATGAGCCCCGAATATAACAAAGCAGTTCATGAACTTGCGGAAAGCATCAGAAACGAATTTGTTATCGCTGTTAAAGGTACTGTCGGCGGAAGACCCGACGGAACAGTGAACACCAAACTCCCCACAGGCGAAGTTGAAATCGTTGTGGACGAGCTTAAAATCCTGAACAACGCCAACACTCCTCCTTTCCTTATAGACGACTATAACAACGCCAACGAAGACGTTAGGCTTAAATACAGATATCTTGACCTGCGCAGACAGAAGCTTCAGAACAACCTGAGACTTCGTCATGACCTCACACGCACAGTGCGTGAGTTCCTCTACAGCAGAAACTTCATGGATATCGAGACTCCCTTCCTGACAAAAAGCACGCCCGAAGGCGCAAGGGACTACCTTGTACCCAGCCGTGTTAACCCCGGCAAGTGCTATGCGCTGCCCCAGTCGCCCCAGATGTTCAAGCAGCTTCTGATGGTGGCCGGCTATGAAAGATACTTCCAGATAGTGAAATGCTTCCGTGACGAAGACCTCCGTGCCGACCGTCAGCCTGAGTTCACTCAGCTGGATATGGAGATGTCCTTCATCGACAGGGAAGACCTTATGGATCTCATCGAGGATATGTACATCCTTATCTTCGACAGAATAAAAGGCATCAAACTTGAAAAAGGTTTCCCCAGAATGTCCTATGACGACGCTATGGAGAAATTCGGCCACGATGCACCCGACACCCGTTTCGCAATGTATCTTAAAACCGTTAACGAACTCGTTAAGGACAGCGGATTCAAAGTGTTTGTTGATGCTGTTAAAAACGGCGGCGTGGTTAAAGCTGTTGTTGCAGAAGGTGCAGGCGAGAAATTCACCAGAAAAGATATCGACGATCTCACAGACATGGTTGTTGCCCTCGGCGCAGGCGGTCTGGCATACATCAAAGTTAACGAAGACGGCCTCCAGTCGCCGATCGTAAAGTTTCTGGGCGATTCAGCCGATACTATCGTTAAGGAACTGGGCGCAAAACCGGGCGATATCATTTTCTTCGGCGCAGGAAAAAAAGAGACCGTAAACCTTTATATGTCAAAACTGCGTATAAAACTCGGTCATCTCCTCGGTCATATCAAAGAGGGGCAGTACTCTTTCACATGGGTTCTGGACTTCCCCCTGCTCGAGTATGATGCGGAAGAGAAAAGATACGTCGCTGTCCACCATCCCTTCACAGCTCCGCTGGACGAAGACGTGGCATACTTCGACACAGACCCCGGCAAGATGAGAGCAAAAGCCTATGACCTCGTTCTGAACGGTTCAGAGATAGGCGGCGGTTCCATCAGGATCCACAGAAGCGACATTCAGGAAAAAATGTTCGACGCTCTTGGTTTCACCGAAGAGGAGCGTGAGTATAAATTCGGCTTCTTCATCGAGGCTCTGCGTTACGGAACACCTCCCCATGGCGGTATCGCCTTCGGTGTGGACAGACTTTCGTCCATTCTGACAGGCTCCGATTCCATCAGGGACGTTATTGCGTTCCCCAAAACACAGAGAGCCACCGATATGATGAGCGAGGCTCCCAGCAAAGTGGACGAAAGACAGCTCAAAGAGCTTTTCATGAAGTTTGACGTCCCTGAAAATGACTGA
- the panB gene encoding 3-methyl-2-oxobutanoate hydroxymethyltransferase — MSKHIEIKKITVNSIRKMKSAGERISCLTAYDFTSASILDKAGIDMILVGDSLGMVVNGYENTLPVTLDEIIYHCRSVKRGAQNAFLIADMPFGTYHVSDEQAVENCIKVIKETGFDAVKLEGGAERAALVKKLTACGINVMGHIGLMPQMVSTMGGYRIQGREGHEKLLADAKALEEAGAFSIVLEGTVTSVAKTITENLKIPTIGIGAGVHCDGQVLVFHDVFGIFDGFTPKFVKQYANVSKIISKAAKSYIKEVKTAQFPEDKHSF, encoded by the coding sequence ATGAGCAAGCATATTGAAATCAAAAAGATTACAGTCAACAGCATCAGAAAAATGAAATCCGCAGGCGAAAGGATTTCATGTCTCACTGCGTACGATTTCACATCAGCATCAATACTTGATAAAGCCGGTATAGATATGATCCTTGTTGGGGATTCCCTCGGTATGGTCGTAAACGGCTATGAAAACACACTTCCTGTCACCCTTGATGAAATAATCTATCATTGCAGGTCGGTGAAGCGTGGTGCTCAGAACGCATTTCTGATAGCCGACATGCCTTTCGGAACGTATCACGTTTCAGATGAGCAGGCGGTTGAAAACTGCATAAAGGTCATAAAAGAGACCGGATTCGACGCTGTAAAGCTTGAGGGCGGTGCAGAGAGGGCGGCGCTGGTTAAAAAACTGACCGCATGCGGGATAAATGTCATGGGGCATATCGGCCTGATGCCGCAGATGGTGAGCACTATGGGCGGCTACAGGATTCAGGGCAGAGAAGGGCACGAAAAGCTTCTTGCGGATGCGAAAGCGCTGGAAGAGGCCGGAGCTTTTTCGATTGTTCTGGAAGGCACTGTAACGTCTGTTGCAAAGACCATAACCGAAAATCTGAAAATTCCCACAATAGGCATCGGAGCAGGTGTCCACTGCGATGGTCAGGTTCTGGTGTTTCATGATGTGTTCGGCATATTCGACGGTTTCACTCCTAAGTTCGTAAAGCAGTACGCTAACGTCAGCAAAATAATCTCTAAAGCAGCAAAATCGTATATAAAAGAAGTAAAAACAGCTCAATTTCCGGAAGATAAGCATTCTTTCTGA
- the ahcY gene encoding adenosylhomocysteinase: MDNSLKYKVADISLADFGRKEIDIAEHEMPGLMATREKYAPLKPLAGVRISGSLHMTIQTAVLIETLTALGAEVKWASCNIFSTQDHAAAAIAAAGTPVYAWKGENLEEYWWCTDMALRFDGGKGPQLIVDDGGDATMMIHIGYLAEKDPSILDRTPHGEDEAELYKRLKIILKENPTRWHDTVKEWKGVSEETTTGVHRLYQMMEKGELLVPAINVNDSVTKSKFDNLYGCRESLVDGIKRATDVMIAGKVAVVCGYGDVGKGCAEALKAMGAIVMVTEVDPICALQASMAGYAVKTVEDTLGTGDIYVTTTGNLDIIRIEHMEKMKDQAIVCNIGHFDNEIQVSKLEEFKGIKKLNIKPQVDKYTFPAGNSIYLLAEGRLVNLGCATGHPSFVMSNSFTNQTLAQIDLWVNKEKYEPKVYRLSKKLDEEVARLHLAKIGAKLTVLTKEQADYIGVPVEGPYKPEHYRY; this comes from the coding sequence ATGGATAACTCGCTCAAATATAAAGTTGCTGATATCTCCCTTGCTGATTTCGGCCGTAAGGAAATCGATATCGCAGAACACGAAATGCCCGGTCTCATGGCCACCAGAGAGAAATATGCACCGCTTAAGCCTCTGGCCGGCGTGCGCATATCCGGTTCTCTGCATATGACCATCCAGACTGCCGTGCTTATAGAAACCCTTACAGCCCTCGGTGCTGAGGTCAAATGGGCGAGCTGCAACATTTTCTCCACTCAGGATCATGCCGCCGCTGCAATTGCGGCCGCAGGAACCCCTGTTTACGCATGGAAGGGTGAAAACCTTGAGGAATACTGGTGGTGCACCGATATGGCACTCCGCTTCGATGGTGGCAAAGGTCCTCAGCTTATAGTTGACGACGGCGGCGATGCCACGATGATGATACACATCGGCTACCTCGCAGAGAAAGATCCTTCAATCCTCGACAGAACGCCCCATGGCGAAGATGAGGCCGAACTTTACAAACGCCTTAAGATAATCCTGAAAGAGAACCCCACCAGATGGCACGACACTGTGAAGGAGTGGAAAGGGGTGTCAGAGGAGACCACAACAGGTGTCCACAGGCTCTATCAGATGATGGAAAAAGGTGAACTGCTGGTTCCGGCAATCAATGTAAACGACTCTGTTACAAAATCAAAATTTGATAACCTTTATGGCTGCCGTGAGTCTCTCGTGGATGGCATAAAAAGAGCCACCGACGTTATGATCGCAGGTAAGGTTGCGGTTGTCTGCGGCTACGGAGACGTGGGCAAAGGATGCGCCGAAGCTCTTAAAGCAATGGGCGCAATCGTAATGGTCACAGAAGTTGACCCGATCTGCGCACTTCAGGCCTCTATGGCTGGATACGCAGTTAAAACCGTTGAGGACACTCTGGGAACAGGCGACATATATGTCACCACCACAGGAAACCTCGACATCATCCGCATTGAGCACATGGAAAAGATGAAAGATCAGGCCATCGTGTGCAATATCGGACACTTTGACAATGAGATACAGGTTTCCAAACTCGAAGAGTTCAAGGGAATCAAAAAACTGAACATCAAGCCTCAGGTTGATAAATACACTTTCCCTGCGGGCAACTCAATATATCTGCTTGCCGAAGGCAGACTGGTCAACCTCGGATGCGCCACCGGCCACCCGTCGTTCGTTATGAGCAACTCGTTCACAAACCAGACCCTTGCACAGATAGACCTCTGGGTGAATAAAGAGAAATACGAGCCCAAGGTTTACAGGCTCAGCAAGAAACTTGACGAGGAGGTTGCAAGACTGCACCTCGCAAAGATCGGTGCCAAGCTCACTGTGCTTACAAAAGAGCAGGCCGATTACATCGGCGTACCTGTGGAAGGCCCTTACAAGCCTGAGCACTACAGGTATTAA
- a CDS encoding LysM peptidoglycan-binding domain-containing protein, with protein sequence MSRTTKLLFTAVISAAVLVSGCTKPPVQELDNARAAMKAAQEGGAEVCAGTEYILAKEKLDKAEAKMAEAEKGGNKSALYKEAKLELIAAVADFEKAKQVAADRAKVNEQAKAELESYKKNLAANAEDGAKYSATYKTAKAKADEAQALIDKCEGEKALAVLKEAAVSADVIQKEIVEGKAAAMKADAQARSAASKGTVVAAPAAAVAMPEFDKYKVVRGDNLWNISKAKYLNPFMWPLIYWANKEQIKDPDLIFPGQVFKIRKDVDADKDKAVDYSKRRGPWSLFDGK encoded by the coding sequence ATGAGCAGAACAACTAAATTACTGTTTACAGCTGTTATATCAGCTGCTGTGTTAGTCTCAGGCTGCACAAAACCTCCCGTACAGGAGTTGGACAACGCCAGGGCGGCTATGAAGGCTGCTCAGGAGGGCGGCGCAGAAGTTTGCGCCGGAACGGAGTATATTCTGGCAAAAGAAAAGCTCGATAAGGCTGAAGCAAAGATGGCTGAGGCTGAGAAGGGTGGAAATAAATCCGCACTTTACAAAGAAGCTAAGCTGGAACTGATTGCCGCTGTTGCTGATTTTGAAAAAGCAAAACAGGTTGCGGCAGACAGGGCAAAGGTTAACGAGCAGGCCAAAGCCGAGCTGGAATCTTATAAAAAGAATCTGGCAGCAAATGCTGAAGACGGCGCTAAATACTCCGCAACTTACAAAACAGCAAAAGCCAAGGCTGACGAGGCTCAGGCTCTGATAGACAAATGCGAAGGCGAAAAAGCCCTTGCTGTCCTGAAAGAAGCCGCAGTTTCCGCTGATGTTATTCAGAAAGAGATAGTGGAAGGCAAGGCCGCCGCTATGAAAGCTGATGCACAGGCAAGATCGGCAGCTTCCAAAGGAACTGTTGTTGCTGCTCCCGCCGCTGCGGTTGCAATGCCCGAGTTTGATAAGTACAAAGTTGTCAGAGGCGACAACCTTTGGAACATCTCAAAAGCAAAATATCTGAACCCCTTTATGTGGCCGCTCATTTACTGGGCCAACAAAGAGCAGATAAAAGACCCCGACCTTATCTTCCCCGGTCAGGTTTTCAAGATCCGCAAGGATGTTGATGCTGACAAAGATAAGGCTGTGGACTACTCAAAACGCAGAGGCCCCTGGTCGCTGTTTGACGGCAAATAA
- a CDS encoding AAA family ATPase: MAIITVSRQYGSGGEYVAERVAEKLGFKFLHKELIRIASILMSTNEDKLKQFDEEEFSTTRAFLSKYFDFGMFHDMLNTTDYSEKTAKEVAMQEAETFFSKYNPDTTAFDSETFQEMIKKIIIKASDTTNAVIMGRGGVSILAGVPDTLHFRLVADFEDRVRWLSARENISKKEAGERIKEVDKRKEKYFKHHFSRQIDDPMIYHGVLNLSKLDIEEASLAIAATARIKFKL; the protein is encoded by the coding sequence ATGGCGATTATAACAGTTTCAAGACAATACGGAAGCGGCGGAGAGTATGTTGCGGAGCGTGTGGCGGAAAAACTTGGATTCAAGTTTCTTCATAAAGAGCTGATACGCATAGCTTCTATCCTTATGAGCACAAACGAGGACAAGCTGAAGCAGTTCGACGAGGAGGAATTTTCCACCACAAGAGCCTTCCTTTCCAAATATTTCGACTTCGGCATGTTTCACGACATGCTGAACACCACAGACTATTCCGAAAAGACAGCGAAAGAGGTTGCAATGCAGGAAGCGGAGACCTTTTTCAGCAAATATAACCCCGACACCACAGCTTTTGATAGCGAGACCTTTCAGGAGATGATCAAAAAGATAATCATCAAGGCATCGGACACCACAAATGCGGTGATAATGGGGCGGGGCGGTGTCAGTATTCTGGCGGGCGTGCCCGACACGCTTCATTTCAGACTGGTTGCGGATTTTGAAGACAGGGTGCGCTGGCTCAGCGCCCGTGAGAACATCTCCAAAAAAGAAGCGGGGGAACGCATTAAGGAAGTTGATAAGAGAAAGGAAAAGTATTTTAAACATCATTTTTCCAGACAGATAGACGACCCCATGATCTACCACGGAGTACTGAATCTCTCCAAACTGGACATAGAAGAAGCCTCGCTGGCGATCGCCGCCACAGCAAGGATAAAATTCAAGCTCTGA
- the folK gene encoding 2-amino-4-hydroxy-6-hydroxymethyldihydropteridine diphosphokinase, translating to MHKKSLAVLGLGSNLGRKSGNLADAVREISRFCEVVRVSSVYKTASLLRDSQDGYFNLCMLVRTDFSPENLLTAVKNLEKVMGRENTGRWYTRLIDIDIIDFDRTVLTLPQLNLPHIEMQNRSFVLYPMAEIYPDYVHPVSCQNIHDMIKNIKDDLGITRLGVCVWRL from the coding sequence ATGCACAAAAAGAGCTTGGCGGTTCTGGGGCTGGGAAGTAACCTCGGGCGCAAGTCCGGAAATCTTGCCGATGCTGTCAGGGAGATATCCCGTTTCTGCGAGGTTGTGAGGGTTTCATCGGTCTATAAGACCGCTTCGCTTCTGCGTGATTCTCAGGACGGATATTTCAACCTATGTATGCTTGTACGGACTGATTTTTCTCCTGAAAATCTTCTCACGGCAGTTAAAAACCTTGAAAAGGTCATGGGCAGGGAGAATACCGGACGATGGTATACCCGCCTTATAGATATAGATATAATCGATTTTGACAGAACAGTTCTGACCCTTCCTCAGCTTAATCTGCCACACATAGAGATGCAGAACCGCAGTTTCGTTCTGTATCCCATGGCGGAAATTTATCCGGACTACGTTCACCCTGTAAGTTGCCAAAACATTCATGATATGATAAAAAATATTAAAGACGATCTTGGCATAACCAGACTGGGGGTGTGCGTATGGCGATTATAA
- a CDS encoding lysophospholipid acyltransferase family protein encodes MKTIYSLCVWIIFGLMTAFLVVCGVPFVLMGKNPFFFLAKLWARISSKLFLVNYEVEGIEKIEKDKNYVFMGNHQSYVDIFSMISIIDKQFLFMAKRELFSIPFFGYAIKHMGLIPIDRGESRESLKSLFEAAKKIQEGYSVLLFPEGTRSEDGVMLPFKRGAFTLAVRTGQPIIPFVIDGSGKVMKKGAFYINPFKKVRIRFLDPVSPDGIKDREMLDLIRARMEDAQKELGGSGAGK; translated from the coding sequence ATGAAAACAATCTACAGTCTCTGTGTCTGGATAATATTCGGTCTCATGACCGCTTTTCTTGTTGTGTGCGGTGTTCCGTTCGTTCTTATGGGTAAAAATCCTTTCTTTTTTCTGGCAAAACTCTGGGCAAGGATAAGCTCGAAACTTTTTCTTGTTAATTATGAAGTTGAAGGCATTGAAAAGATCGAGAAGGACAAAAACTACGTTTTCATGGGCAACCACCAGAGCTACGTCGATATCTTTTCCATGATATCCATAATCGATAAACAGTTTCTGTTCATGGCCAAGAGGGAGCTTTTTTCAATTCCCTTTTTCGGCTATGCCATCAAGCACATGGGTCTTATTCCCATCGACAGGGGCGAGAGCCGTGAGTCGCTGAAAAGCCTTTTTGAGGCGGCAAAAAAGATTCAGGAGGGCTACTCTGTCCTGCTGTTCCCCGAAGGCACAAGATCTGAGGACGGCGTTATGCTGCCCTTTAAGCGTGGTGCGTTCACTCTGGCGGTCAGAACCGGACAGCCCATTATTCCTTTTGTGATAGACGGTTCGGGCAAAGTCATGAAGAAGGGTGCGTTTTACATAAACCCTTTCAAAAAGGTCAGAATACGCTTTCTTGACCCTGTAAGCCCCGACGGAATCAAGGACAGGGAGATGCTGGATCTTATCAGGGCGAGGATGGAAGATGCACAAAAAGAGCTTGGCGGTTCTGGGGCTGGGAAGTAA
- the hisS gene encoding histidine--tRNA ligase, with the protein MYQKVKGFRDIYGLEARYWNKVEKVFRQTFRTFNFEEFYLPILEKSEVFNRGIGSTTDIVEKEMFAFEDRDGTQVALRPEGTASLVRAYVENKLFSTPGISKYYYVGPMFRRERPQKGRFRQFTQAGIEVFGSGGPSIDADVIYLLYKLAENLGIQNFVSMEINSIGCPACRPAYNEKLIEYFKSNIEHLCGDCLRRLDKNPMRIMDCKNESCKKITADAPKAVDYLCGECRDHFDGVKSYLDALQVPYKVNPMMVRGLDYYVRTAFEMITDRLGSQSAVGAGGRYDGLIQLLGGPDTAGIGFAVGIDRLVSLCMLNETEKENDLDVFIISFRDISDKIALKLANEMRSQGVSVDMDYDFRKMKKQFSLADRYGSLFTVVLGEDETAKGTAAVKDMQAGTQEEIEIAKVTEYITDKLRRN; encoded by the coding sequence GTGTATCAAAAAGTCAAAGGTTTCAGAGATATATACGGACTGGAAGCCAGATACTGGAACAAGGTCGAAAAAGTATTCAGACAAACTTTCCGCACGTTCAATTTCGAAGAGTTCTATCTTCCTATTCTTGAGAAATCAGAAGTATTTAACAGAGGAATAGGCTCAACGACCGATATCGTTGAGAAAGAGATGTTCGCTTTTGAGGACAGAGACGGAACTCAGGTTGCACTCCGTCCGGAGGGAACAGCGTCCCTCGTTCGTGCCTACGTTGAAAACAAGCTGTTCTCGACTCCCGGCATATCAAAATATTACTATGTCGGTCCTATGTTCCGCAGGGAACGCCCCCAGAAGGGCAGATTCCGCCAGTTCACTCAGGCGGGGATCGAGGTTTTCGGTTCAGGCGGCCCCTCGATAGATGCAGACGTTATCTATCTGCTGTATAAACTTGCGGAGAACCTCGGTATTCAGAATTTCGTCAGCATGGAGATAAACTCAATAGGCTGTCCCGCATGCCGTCCCGCATACAACGAAAAACTCATAGAATATTTCAAATCAAACATAGAACACCTCTGCGGCGACTGCCTGCGCAGGCTGGACAAGAACCCAATGAGGATTATGGACTGCAAGAACGAGTCCTGCAAAAAGATAACCGCTGATGCGCCTAAAGCGGTGGACTATCTCTGCGGCGAATGCAGAGACCACTTCGACGGCGTAAAATCCTATCTGGATGCCCTTCAGGTGCCCTATAAGGTAAACCCTATGATGGTCAGAGGGCTTGACTATTACGTCCGCACGGCTTTTGAGATGATAACCGACAGACTCGGCTCACAAAGCGCAGTAGGGGCGGGCGGCAGGTACGACGGACTCATTCAGCTTCTGGGCGGACCCGACACTGCGGGCATAGGCTTTGCGGTGGGAATAGACAGGCTGGTCAGCCTCTGCATGCTGAACGAAACGGAGAAAGAGAACGACCTTGACGTATTCATAATCAGTTTCAGGGACATTTCCGATAAAATTGCGTTAAAATTAGCGAACGAAATGCGCTCTCAGGGTGTCAGTGTAGATATGGACTATGATTTCCGTAAGATGAAGAAGCAATTCAGCCTTGCGGACAGATATGGTTCACTGTTTACAGTGGTGCTTGGCGAGGATGAAACAGCGAAAGGAACCGCCGCAGTGAAAGATATGCAGGCGGGAACGCAGGAAGAGATTGAGATTGCCAAGGTTACGGAATATATTACAGATAAACTCAGGAGGAACTAA
- a CDS encoding dihydrolipoyl dehydrogenase family protein, which yields MVKQHFDIVVIGAGPAGIECAKMLADNGKQVLLIDKNIGGSYCFAGSVVSNLLLHISYLYERSVNKASNFINVEYDKSPSFDFKKAKKYIDGVTSKLVKDFQDDLEESGVQIIRGTAVFEDANTFRVTDDKQSFLIGFSKAVIATGSNNMGANVPSTKKLLDSTNIFELTAAPKSVIVVGGGFIGTEFATFFRRIGSTVTIIEKTEKVLATIDRQVVKDYEDQMKKNGVEIVKGVSVERIEKVGNKTIVFLSNDTKLESEEVFLSIGRKPNMGRLSVDAAGIKLCEKGFPKLTKNLRTTNRNVYVVGDCTGINMFVNWAYMSADMVANDILERSKIISADYCPRILHLDPEIAAVGLSEDKAKEQGIECKVIRHTFKNFEKAIMSGTLKGFIKIIYDDSTKKILGCHAIGSGAADLVTTFSMMIQSKISLNKLEDFVFNHPTFSGVLADIAGKVK from the coding sequence ATGGTTAAACAACATTTCGACATTGTTGTCATCGGTGCCGGCCCTGCCGGCATCGAATGTGCCAAAATGCTGGCTGACAATGGAAAACAGGTTCTGCTGATAGATAAGAACATCGGAGGGAGCTACTGCTTCGCCGGAAGCGTTGTTTCCAATCTGCTTCTGCACATCAGCTATCTGTATGAAAGGAGCGTCAACAAGGCCTCCAACTTCATTAATGTCGAATACGATAAATCTCCGTCATTTGACTTTAAAAAGGCCAAAAAGTACATAGACGGGGTGACCTCAAAGCTGGTCAAAGACTTTCAGGATGATCTTGAGGAATCTGGCGTCCAGATAATTCGTGGAACAGCTGTTTTTGAAGATGCGAACACCTTCCGTGTCACCGATGACAAACAATCGTTTCTCATCGGTTTTTCAAAGGCTGTCATAGCCACAGGCTCCAACAACATGGGGGCAAATGTCCCTTCAACAAAGAAACTCCTTGATTCCACAAATATTTTCGAGCTTACGGCAGCGCCCAAGAGCGTGATTGTCGTTGGCGGCGGTTTCATAGGAACCGAGTTTGCGACATTTTTCAGAAGAATCGGGTCAACGGTGACCATTATAGAAAAAACTGAAAAAGTTCTTGCCACCATCGACAGGCAGGTTGTCAAAGACTATGAAGACCAGATGAAGAAGAACGGCGTGGAGATAGTTAAGGGCGTATCGGTGGAGCGCATCGAAAAAGTGGGCAACAAGACCATCGTTTTCCTGAGCAACGACACGAAACTTGAGTCCGAAGAGGTGTTTCTGTCCATCGGCAGGAAACCGAACATGGGCAGGCTGAGTGTTGATGCCGCAGGAATAAAGCTCTGCGAAAAGGGATTTCCCAAGCTGACTAAAAACCTGAGAACCACCAACAGGAACGTTTATGTTGTGGGCGACTGCACAGGAATAAATATGTTCGTGAACTGGGCGTACATGTCTGCGGATATGGTTGCCAACGACATTCTGGAGCGCAGCAAGATTATTTCAGCGGATTACTGCCCCAGAATCCTGCATCTCGATCCTGAGATAGCAGCCGTAGGCCTCAGCGAGGACAAGGCGAAGGAGCAGGGCATAGAGTGCAAGGTGATAAGGCATACTTTCAAGAACTTTGAAAAGGCCATAATGTCGGGCACTTTGAAAGGTTTCATAAAGATAATTTACGATGATTCCACAAAAAAAATTCTGGGATGCCATGCCATCGGAAGCGGTGCGGCTGACCTTGTCACTACATTTTCAATGATGATCCAGTCAAAAATATCTCTCAACAAACTGGAGGATTTCGTCTTTAACCACCCGACCTTTTCGGGGGTTCTGGCCGACATCGCAGGTAAGGTTAAATGA
- a CDS encoding gamma carbonic anhydrase family protein produces the protein MESVLRRLNTSPVKGQGIFVADSADVIGEVILEDDSSVWFNVVLRGDVERIVIGKGSNVQDGTVIHTTLDKYPTIIGDYVTIGHNAMLHGCKINDNVLVGIGAIILDNSEIGENSIVAAGSLVPPGKKFPPCSLIMGSPAKVVKTLEQSDIDGIRNYADRYIKYKQMYLENGYKSI, from the coding sequence ATGGAATCGGTATTGCGCAGGTTAAACACCTCTCCCGTAAAGGGTCAGGGAATTTTTGTTGCTGATAGTGCAGATGTTATCGGCGAGGTTATTCTCGAAGATGACTCAAGCGTCTGGTTTAATGTCGTATTAAGAGGCGATGTTGAAAGGATAGTTATAGGCAAGGGGTCAAACGTTCAGGACGGAACGGTAATACATACCACACTTGATAAATATCCTACAATAATAGGAGATTACGTCACCATCGGACACAATGCCATGCTCCACGGATGCAAAATTAACGATAATGTGCTGGTGGGTATAGGTGCTATTATCCTTGATAACTCCGAGATAGGAGAAAACTCGATAGTTGCCGCCGGATCACTGGTTCCCCCAGGCAAGAAGTTCCCCCCCTGCTCCCTTATCATGGGAAGCCCCGCAAAAGTGGTTAAAACTCTTGAACAGAGCGACATTGACGGTATCAGAAACTATGCCGACAGATACATAAAATACAAACAGATGTATCTCGAAAACGGATATAAAAGCATTTAA